The Paenibacillus uliginis N3/975 genome has a window encoding:
- the rfbD gene encoding dTDP-4-dehydrorhamnose reductase, whose protein sequence is MKVLITGAQGQLGQDIARIFNLAGHEVFSYGREELNITDLDQCLQVISIRRPDLIIHCAAYTAVDAAETDVEAAYVVNAIGTRNMALVAEKFDAKIVYISTDYVYSGTSERPYIEYDSPDPQSVYGKSKLAGEQMVQSFCSRWFIVRTSWLFGLHGNNFVKTMLRLGQEEPLLKVVNDQKGSPTYTVDLAQFLLNLISTEKYGVYHASNSGSCTWYEFTGAIFEEAREQLGLTITAELQPCATAEFPRPAPRPANSVMDHLAIRLNQLEGLPHWRDGLNQFMLDMKQHPELYLK, encoded by the coding sequence ATGAAGGTATTAATCACTGGAGCACAGGGGCAGCTAGGGCAGGATATTGCACGAATATTTAACCTAGCTGGTCATGAAGTTTTTAGTTACGGTAGAGAAGAACTAAACATAACGGACTTAGATCAATGCCTCCAAGTAATTTCAATTCGCCGACCTGACTTGATCATTCATTGTGCAGCTTATACGGCGGTAGATGCTGCAGAGACCGATGTGGAAGCTGCTTATGTCGTGAATGCAATAGGTACTAGAAACATGGCACTTGTCGCCGAAAAATTCGATGCCAAAATCGTATATATTAGCACAGATTACGTTTATAGCGGTACGAGCGAAAGGCCATATATAGAGTATGATTCCCCCGACCCGCAAAGCGTTTATGGAAAGTCCAAGCTTGCTGGGGAGCAGATGGTTCAGAGTTTTTGTTCTCGTTGGTTTATTGTGCGAACTTCATGGTTGTTCGGCTTGCATGGTAACAACTTTGTGAAAACGATGCTTCGTCTAGGTCAAGAAGAACCGCTGTTAAAGGTGGTTAACGACCAAAAGGGTTCCCCCACCTACACGGTAGATCTTGCGCAGTTCTTGTTAAATTTGATTTCCACTGAAAAATACGGTGTATATCATGCTTCCAACAGCGGTTCTTGTACTTGGTATGAGTTCACTGGCGCCATTTTTGAAGAGGCTCGTGAACAATTAGGACTTACCATAACCGCTGAACTGCAGCCATGCGCTACGGCGGAATTTCCCAGGCCAGCGCCACGTCCGGCCAATTCGGTCATGGATCATTTAGCTATCCGTTTAAACCAGTTGGAGGGATTACCGCATTGGCGTGATGGGCTCAATCAGTTTATGCTGGATATGAAGCAGCACCCTGAACTATACTTAAAGTAA
- a CDS encoding glycosyltransferase family 2 protein, translating into MKKVQVLLSAYNGEQYISEQIQSILNQTHSAVSILIRDDGSTDKSMELLDQWVTTYPDKIKLIKGTNVGVVSSFFELLRAADAEADYYCFCDQDDVWLDHKVEHAVTRLNTSIHTEVPAMVFTSTYLTDDELNRKGTWPKPPAQEPSFFNALYENIAIGATITMNQSARNLFMYSQSVDSQKVLMHDWWFYMLVSAFGTVIYDNTPSMLYRQHSNNVVGGSNSLAGKLKSKWASFKRHTGKDLLHKQAGEFNRIYGSRLNGDQKDQLDLFLASHTRFIDRLHYARKSKLYRQSKAESLLFKFFLLIGFI; encoded by the coding sequence ATGAAAAAAGTGCAAGTATTGCTATCCGCCTATAACGGCGAACAGTATATATCCGAGCAAATCCAGAGTATTCTCAATCAGACGCATTCTGCTGTCTCAATCCTGATAAGAGACGATGGATCGACTGATAAATCGATGGAGCTTCTCGACCAGTGGGTGACAACATACCCCGATAAGATCAAGCTCATAAAAGGAACGAATGTCGGCGTTGTGTCCAGCTTCTTTGAACTGCTGCGTGCTGCAGACGCTGAAGCTGATTACTACTGTTTTTGCGACCAGGATGACGTGTGGCTTGATCATAAGGTAGAGCATGCTGTAACGCGCTTGAATACCTCCATACATACAGAAGTGCCGGCGATGGTATTTACATCGACCTACCTAACGGATGACGAGTTAAATCGGAAAGGTACATGGCCTAAGCCTCCTGCTCAGGAGCCTTCTTTCTTCAATGCGTTATATGAGAATATTGCCATTGGCGCGACGATAACGATGAATCAATCAGCAAGAAACCTTTTTATGTATAGTCAATCGGTGGACAGTCAAAAGGTTCTGATGCATGATTGGTGGTTCTACATGCTCGTTTCCGCATTTGGAACCGTAATCTACGATAACACGCCTTCCATGTTATACCGTCAGCACAGTAACAATGTGGTAGGAGGCAGCAACTCCCTCGCGGGTAAGTTAAAGAGCAAATGGGCCAGTTTTAAAAGACATACAGGTAAAGACTTGTTGCATAAACAAGCGGGCGAGTTCAATCGAATCTATGGTTCACGATTGAATGGCGATCAAAAAGATCAGTTGGATTTATTTCTTGCATCTCACACAAGATTCATAGACAGGTTACATTATGCGCGTAAGAGCAAATTGTACAGACAATCGAAGGCGGAGAGTTTGTTGTTCAAGTTCTTTCTCTTGATTGGCTTTATATAA
- the rfbB gene encoding dTDP-glucose 4,6-dehydratase, with amino-acid sequence MKLLITGGAGFIGSNFVLYMLEQHPNYQIINVDALTYAGNLENLKAIESHPNHTFVKADITDAKMMNELICQGVDVVVNFAAESHVDRSILEPDVFVKTNVMGTQVLLDAAKKYGVTKFVQVSTDEVYGSLGETGLFTERSPLAPNSPYSASKAGGDLLVRAYHETFGLPVNITRCSNNYGPYQFPEKLIPLMISRALNNESLPVYGDGLNIRDWLYVEDHCSAIDLVIHHGQLGEVYNIGGNNERTNVHIVKTILNELGKPESLITYVEDRLGHDRRYGIDPAKITSELGWKPQHNFETGIKETIRWYLSNKEWWTRIQSGAYRDYMTQQYGSRLGGNG; translated from the coding sequence ATGAAACTTCTCATCACCGGTGGAGCCGGTTTTATTGGAAGTAACTTTGTATTATATATGCTCGAGCAACACCCAAATTACCAGATCATTAACGTCGATGCTTTAACGTATGCGGGCAATCTGGAGAACTTGAAGGCGATTGAAAGCCATCCCAATCATACGTTTGTAAAAGCAGATATTACCGATGCGAAGATGATGAACGAGTTGATCTGCCAGGGCGTCGATGTCGTAGTTAACTTTGCGGCGGAATCCCATGTAGACCGGAGTATTTTGGAGCCGGATGTATTTGTGAAGACGAATGTCATGGGTACGCAAGTTCTTCTGGATGCAGCCAAAAAATATGGCGTAACGAAGTTTGTCCAAGTCTCTACGGATGAAGTATACGGATCGCTTGGAGAGACGGGGCTTTTCACCGAGAGGTCGCCACTTGCCCCTAACAGTCCTTATTCAGCTAGCAAGGCAGGCGGCGATTTGCTCGTAAGGGCTTATCATGAAACCTTTGGCTTGCCGGTAAACATTACTCGTTGCTCCAACAACTATGGACCGTACCAATTCCCTGAGAAGTTGATTCCCCTTATGATCTCTCGAGCGCTAAACAATGAGTCCTTACCGGTCTATGGCGATGGCCTGAATATCCGTGATTGGCTTTATGTCGAGGACCATTGCAGCGCGATCGATTTGGTCATACATCATGGTCAGCTTGGCGAAGTTTATAACATCGGCGGAAACAACGAACGTACCAATGTTCATATCGTCAAAACCATTTTGAACGAGCTCGGTAAGCCGGAGTCATTAATTACTTACGTAGAAGATCGCCTAGGCCATGACCGTCGTTATGGTATTGATCCTGCGAAGATCACTAGTGAACTCGGGTGGAAGCCTCAGCACAATTTCGAAACGGGAATTAAGGAAACCATTCGGTGGTATTTGAGCAACAAAGAGTGGTGGACGAGAATTCAATCCGGCGCTTATCGTGATTATATGACCCAGCAGTATGGCAGTCGTTTGGGTGGGAACGGATGA
- the rfbC gene encoding dTDP-4-dehydrorhamnose 3,5-epimerase — protein sequence MKLTPLKVEGALLLESVVHGDHRGFFMESYNENLMKQIGANYVYVQDNHSLSAEPGILRGLHYQLAPKAQTKLVRVLTGAIYDVILDIRKGSPTFGQWVGVILSEYNKRQLLVPKGFAHGFCTLVPNTQVFYKVDEYYSPEHDRGILWNDPELGIDWPVSEPQLSDKDRQHPLFADAEMNFDWEEPRS from the coding sequence ATGAAATTAACTCCTTTAAAAGTAGAAGGGGCCTTATTACTAGAATCTGTGGTACACGGGGATCACCGGGGTTTTTTTATGGAAAGTTACAATGAGAACCTTATGAAGCAAATAGGGGCAAACTACGTTTATGTACAGGATAATCACTCCCTATCCGCTGAGCCTGGCATTTTAAGAGGGTTGCATTATCAATTAGCCCCCAAAGCTCAGACCAAACTGGTTAGAGTGTTAACTGGAGCGATTTACGATGTTATTTTGGATATTCGAAAAGGCTCACCTACTTTTGGTCAATGGGTTGGAGTCATCCTTAGTGAATACAACAAACGTCAGTTATTGGTCCCCAAGGGTTTTGCTCATGGTTTTTGCACACTCGTGCCGAACACCCAAGTTTTCTATAAAGTGGATGAATATTATTCCCCCGAACATGACCGCGGTATATTATGGAATGATCCGGAATTAGGCATTGACTGGCCGGTGAGCGAACCGCAGTTGTCGGACAAGGATCGGCAGCATCCGTTATTTGCGGATGCGGAAATGAATTTTGACTGGGAGGAACCACGTTCATGA
- a CDS encoding glycosyltransferase family 2 protein produces MDLSILIVNYNTCQLTVDCLRSVFASETEYTYEVILIDNNSKDESVQTIRELFPQVKLIENTENTGFAKANNQGMEVSQGRYTLLLNSDSIIQQNTIETMVAFMDYNPIIGASGCKIVLPDGSLDKACKRGFPTPSASFYYAFGLSKLFPNKPEFNQYQLGYLDPDIEYPVDCLVGAFMLVRRETIEQVGGLDETFFMYGEDIDWCYRIKQAGWGIHYYPRTTIIHYKGGSARRRPFKIIYEFHRAMILFHRKHYRQKYNIFVNGAVYAGVGLKLLLSLLTNRLKPIRPATITQTSGGVEVKS; encoded by the coding sequence ATGGATTTAAGCATTTTAATCGTGAACTACAATACCTGTCAGCTGACGGTGGATTGTTTGCGATCCGTGTTTGCATCGGAGACGGAATATACATATGAAGTGATTCTGATAGATAACAACTCGAAGGACGAGTCGGTTCAGACCATTCGGGAGCTATTCCCGCAGGTCAAGTTGATCGAGAACACAGAGAATACCGGCTTTGCCAAAGCCAACAATCAGGGGATGGAAGTTTCGCAAGGTCGCTACACCTTGCTGTTAAATTCCGACAGCATTATCCAGCAGAATACGATTGAGACGATGGTCGCTTTCATGGACTATAACCCGATCATTGGCGCCTCCGGCTGTAAAATCGTTCTTCCGGACGGATCACTGGATAAGGCCTGCAAAAGAGGGTTTCCAACGCCTTCGGCTTCTTTTTACTATGCCTTCGGACTCAGTAAGCTGTTCCCAAATAAGCCGGAGTTTAACCAATATCAACTGGGGTACTTGGATCCAGATATTGAGTATCCGGTGGATTGTTTGGTCGGTGCGTTTATGCTGGTACGTCGCGAGACGATTGAGCAAGTTGGCGGGCTGGATGAAACATTTTTTATGTACGGAGAAGACATCGACTGGTGCTATCGCATCAAGCAAGCGGGATGGGGGATTCACTATTACCCTCGCACTACGATTATCCATTATAAAGGCGGCAGCGCCCGGCGCAGGCCATTCAAGATCATTTATGAATTCCATCGCGCGATGATTCTTTTTCATCGGAAGCATTACCGGCAGAAATACAACATATTCGTTAATGGAGCCGTCTATGCGGGCGTTGGTCTGAAATTGCTCTTATCCCTGCTTACGAACCGGCTTAAGCCCATTCGTCCAGCAACGATAACGCAAACTTCAGGTGGAGTGGAGGTGAAATCATGA
- a CDS encoding sugar phosphate nucleotidyltransferase — MKGIILAGGTGSRLYPLTKVTNKHLLPVGKYPMIFHSVAKLKESDIIDILIVTGKDHMGDVVNLLGSGREMGVSFTYKVQDEAGGIAQALGLAEHFVGEDQMVVILGDNVFADDISPYVANFKGQRTGAKILIQEVSDPNRFGVPEIEGERIVSIEEKPQNPKSNYAVTGIYMFDHKVFEIVKTLKPSARGELEITDVNNAYIDRGELTFDVLEGWWTDAGTHASLARANELAQEIIFGEEFGKLKL; from the coding sequence ATGAAAGGTATTATTCTAGCGGGAGGCACGGGCTCCCGTCTTTATCCGCTCACGAAAGTTACGAATAAGCACTTACTGCCGGTTGGCAAGTACCCGATGATTTTTCACTCGGTGGCAAAGCTAAAAGAATCGGACATCATCGATATCCTGATCGTCACCGGTAAGGACCACATGGGCGATGTAGTTAATCTTCTTGGAAGCGGGCGAGAAATGGGAGTTTCATTCACCTATAAAGTTCAAGATGAAGCTGGAGGGATCGCTCAAGCTCTCGGTCTTGCCGAACACTTTGTTGGTGAAGATCAAATGGTTGTAATTTTAGGTGATAACGTATTTGCTGATGATATTTCTCCTTACGTTGCGAACTTTAAAGGCCAACGGACTGGCGCGAAAATACTTATTCAAGAAGTAAGTGATCCTAACAGGTTCGGTGTACCAGAAATCGAAGGTGAACGGATTGTATCAATTGAGGAAAAGCCTCAAAATCCAAAGTCTAATTATGCTGTAACCGGGATATATATGTTCGATCACAAGGTGTTTGAAATTGTTAAAACATTAAAACCATCAGCTCGGGGGGAATTGGAAATCACAGACGTTAATAATGCATATATTGATAGAGGGGAGCTTACCTTTGACGTACTAGAGGGTTGGTGGACGGACGCTGGTACGCATGCTTCGCTGGCCCGGGCGAATGAATTGGCTCAGGAAATCATTTTTGGTGAAGAATTCGGAAAGCTCAAGTTATAA